A single genomic interval of Zunongwangia sp. HGR-M22 harbors:
- a CDS encoding DUF4442 domain-containing protein: MQITPKKLNQFLMLKLPSAWICGVRVKAISKTDCSVGVKHRWINQNPFRSMYFAVQAMAAELSTGALVISKIRAQKQPISMLVAQNKSVFSKKATGKITFKCEDGALIDNAIAKTLETGEGQTFWMKSIGTNGDGVEVSTFEFEWTVKVKAKK, from the coding sequence ATGCAAATAACGCCTAAGAAACTCAATCAATTTTTAATGCTCAAGTTACCAAGCGCATGGATATGTGGGGTAAGGGTGAAAGCAATTTCTAAAACAGATTGCAGTGTTGGGGTAAAACATAGATGGATCAATCAAAATCCTTTTAGAAGCATGTATTTTGCGGTTCAGGCAATGGCTGCTGAATTAAGTACTGGCGCTTTAGTGATTTCGAAAATAAGAGCACAAAAACAACCAATCTCGATGTTGGTAGCTCAAAATAAGTCTGTGTTCAGCAAAAAGGCAACGGGAAAGATCACCTTTAAATGTGAAGATGGTGCTTTAATAGATAATGCGATTGCCAAAACATTAGAAACCGGAGAAGGACAAACCTTTTGGATGAAATCCATAGGAACTAATGGAGATGGCGTAGAGGTTTCTACTTTTGAATTTGAATGGACGGTTAAGGTAAAGGCCAAAAAATAA
- a CDS encoding DUF5694 domain-containing protein — MNPSIKISQIIIAILFAFQSSFGVAQQNEKIEIMLVGFAHLSQMQNGTEAASMFNPKKQQELEKLTFKIAQFQPDAIIVELTPQEQEWVDSLYQLYKNDKLDLKKFEYGAGETYQIGFRLANQLHLDHVYGIDFNSSTSQNLLNEGDHFEYFQEQLKKLQQTAKPLGKQEMENYLSLYDFTKKINEPEMLDLSYRAVFNYPAYVQNGDFDKEGINYRELNSEEKRYAGAEYISLFFDRNIKIYSNILNIQLKTGSKRIYVMMGQAHIGILKDLLEDNPNYEIVDALAYLD, encoded by the coding sequence ATGAATCCATCAATCAAAATATCACAAATCATCATCGCCATTTTGTTTGCTTTCCAATCAAGTTTTGGTGTAGCTCAGCAAAATGAAAAAATAGAGATCATGCTTGTAGGTTTTGCACACTTAAGCCAAATGCAAAATGGCACTGAGGCTGCAAGTATGTTTAATCCTAAAAAACAACAAGAGCTTGAAAAATTAACATTTAAAATTGCACAATTTCAACCAGATGCGATTATAGTTGAATTGACTCCGCAGGAACAAGAGTGGGTAGATAGCCTTTATCAGTTATATAAAAACGATAAGCTAGATCTTAAGAAGTTTGAGTATGGTGCAGGTGAGACTTACCAGATAGGTTTTAGGCTAGCGAATCAGCTTCATTTAGATCATGTTTACGGAATCGACTTCAATTCTTCTACATCACAGAATTTACTAAACGAAGGCGATCATTTTGAGTATTTCCAAGAGCAATTAAAAAAGCTTCAGCAAACCGCGAAACCTTTAGGAAAACAAGAGATGGAAAACTATTTATCACTATATGATTTTACGAAAAAGATCAACGAGCCAGAAATGCTTGATCTTTCTTATAGAGCCGTTTTCAACTATCCTGCTTATGTGCAAAACGGTGATTTTGATAAGGAGGGTATTAATTACAGAGAATTAAATTCCGAAGAAAAAAGATATGCAGGCGCCGAGTATATTAGTCTGTTTTTCGATAGAAATATTAAGATTTATTCAAACATTTTAAACATACAATTAAAAACCGGAAGCAAGAGAATTTATGTAATGATGGGACAGGCTCATATTGGGATTTTAAAAGATCTTTTAGAAGATAACCCCAACTATGAGATTGTAGACGCTCTTGCTTATTTAGATTAA
- a CDS encoding DUF4870 domain-containing protein, with translation MESSAIKKQDQTLATIIHLSVFSKLFIPFGNFIFPVIIWLVSKEKKFVNHHGRNAVNFQLSLILYYLVIACLLIIALLIFVARIPLEFLEFNEYNIRIDTVDNEQVFPLLVILITGGFFLFGLIVLELYAVISAAKNASEGKEFKFPLCINFIKEDTTLKEAS, from the coding sequence ATGGAATCATCAGCAATCAAAAAACAAGATCAAACCCTGGCCACGATCATCCACCTTTCGGTTTTTTCAAAATTATTTATCCCTTTTGGCAATTTCATCTTTCCAGTGATTATCTGGCTGGTAAGTAAAGAGAAGAAATTTGTAAATCATCATGGTCGAAATGCCGTAAACTTTCAGTTAAGTTTAATCCTGTATTATCTCGTTATCGCATGCCTACTCATTATCGCGTTACTTATTTTTGTTGCCAGAATTCCTCTAGAATTTTTAGAATTTAATGAATACAATATCAGGATTGATACTGTAGATAATGAGCAGGTCTTTCCTTTGCTAGTCATTCTTATTACCGGCGGCTTCTTCCTTTTTGGACTGATAGTTCTCGAACTGTATGCAGTAATTAGCGCCGCAAAAAATGCAAGTGAAGGAAAAGAATTTAAGTTTCCGCTATGCATCAATTTTATCAAAGAAGATACTACTCTAAAAGAAGCTTCTTAA
- a CDS encoding PspC domain-containing protein — translation MNKTININLAGMFFHIDEDAFNKLQHYLDAIKRSFTDNQGRDEIIMDIEARIAELFAEKRANKSQVISMKDVDEVIAIMGQPEDYMVDEDIFEDEPETTSAKTKKSSNKRLYRDTENSYVGGVSSGLGHYLEIDAIWVRLLWVVLTLASSGIFLLIYIAFWIFTPEAKTTAEKLSMRGEEVTISNIEKKIREGFDNVSEKVKNVDYQKYGNRAKAGAGSAASAFARIINVFLRIIVAFVGIVILLTAGCGLIALFISLFTFGTFGIIEAPWNDQLMMHISETSIWVGAILSFFAAGVPLFFLFILGLKILVKNLKSIGTTAKLVLLGLWILSVIGLAIIGIREATSRAFDEEVTETYVVPTKAQDTLMVAMRNNSQYSSHFGWNSDEFELKYDENENKVLYNEDLKLIIRSTKDTVAKLDIIKSAEGRSILDAKKRAENIEYHFEFSDKTLYLDSYFLVKGDLKARDQEIDLVLWLPEQSFIIVDKNIEAYHRNSYSSYDILQNGQEGYTLRVENDNAVCLDCPVELIEEEDEDVFDTEDDGFNTTAEEKKYLEEQKKRFEQDPEGMDEPTDASDDF, via the coding sequence ATGAATAAGACGATAAATATAAATCTTGCGGGCATGTTCTTTCACATCGATGAGGATGCCTTTAACAAACTTCAACACTATCTAGATGCCATAAAGCGATCGTTTACCGATAATCAGGGACGTGATGAAATTATAATGGATATTGAAGCTCGTATAGCTGAACTTTTTGCTGAAAAAAGAGCAAATAAAAGTCAGGTGATCAGCATGAAAGATGTAGATGAAGTGATCGCCATCATGGGCCAACCTGAAGATTATATGGTAGATGAAGACATCTTTGAAGATGAACCGGAAACCACTTCGGCTAAAACTAAAAAATCATCGAATAAAAGACTTTATCGTGATACTGAAAATTCTTATGTTGGTGGTGTAAGTAGTGGTTTAGGTCATTATTTAGAGATCGATGCGATTTGGGTTAGGTTACTATGGGTAGTATTAACGCTGGCTTCCAGTGGTATCTTTTTGTTGATCTATATCGCCTTCTGGATTTTTACCCCAGAAGCAAAAACGACGGCTGAAAAACTATCCATGCGAGGTGAAGAAGTAACCATCTCGAACATCGAAAAAAAAATAAGGGAAGGATTTGATAATGTTTCAGAAAAAGTAAAAAATGTAGATTATCAAAAATATGGCAATCGCGCAAAAGCCGGTGCGGGATCTGCAGCTTCAGCATTTGCAAGAATCATCAACGTATTTTTAAGGATCATTGTGGCTTTTGTGGGTATTGTTATCTTATTAACCGCAGGTTGTGGTTTAATTGCTTTATTTATTAGTCTGTTTACGTTTGGCACCTTTGGTATAATCGAAGCTCCCTGGAATGATCAATTAATGATGCATATCTCAGAAACTTCCATCTGGGTAGGCGCTATACTAAGCTTCTTTGCTGCAGGAGTTCCTTTGTTTTTTCTGTTTATATTGGGATTAAAAATTCTGGTAAAAAATCTAAAATCAATTGGAACCACAGCAAAATTAGTATTGCTAGGATTGTGGATACTTTCGGTTATAGGATTAGCAATAATTGGTATTAGAGAAGCCACCAGTAGAGCTTTTGATGAAGAAGTGACGGAAACTTATGTTGTTCCCACTAAGGCACAAGATACGTTAATGGTAGCTATGAGAAACAATTCACAATATTCTTCCCATTTTGGATGGAATTCTGATGAATTTGAATTGAAATACGATGAAAATGAAAATAAAGTACTTTACAATGAAGATCTAAAGCTAATAATTCGCTCTACTAAAGACACTGTCGCAAAATTGGATATTATCAAATCTGCAGAAGGTCGAAGTATTTTGGACGCCAAGAAAAGAGCAGAAAATATTGAATATCACTTCGAATTTTCAGATAAAACGCTCTATTTAGATAGCTATTTTTTGGTAAAGGGAGATCTAAAAGCCAGAGATCAGGAAATCGATCTAGTGTTATGGCTGCCAGAACAAAGCTTTATTATTGTAGATAAAAATATAGAAGCTTATCACAGAAACAGTTATTCTTCTTACGATATTTTACAAAATGGACAGGAAGGTTACACACTACGTGTAGAAAACGACAATGCTGTTTGCTTAGATTGTCCTGTAGAATTAATCGAAGAAGAAGATGAGGACGTTTTCGATACAGAAGATGATGGTTTTAATACCACAGCAGAAGAGAAAAAGTATCTCGAGGAACAAAAAAAGCGATTTGAACAAGACCCTGAAGGTATGGATGAACCAACTGACGCTTCAGATGATTTCTGA
- a CDS encoding GIN domain-containing protein, translating to MKKGISLLLFLATFISQAQVVGNRNVVNKKRNLDNFTEIHITGEFEVSLARGNSAFAEVEADENLHDLIRTDVVDGVLFIKPAKKIKRSKRQEIKVEFPETITKITLEEDAELDASKGLNLSNVEIETMGKSKLFLTLNATNFKLKNGEDAQIELNLEAKEAYFQLNGSSKIKALVNAPIFKLDNYERAEAEIEGAVEDFQLRTEHTSSFEGKNLTATNAKLIAEGRSKNEISVTENLSITAEDRSETIIFNTPKIEIEKFTGEAVLKKAEF from the coding sequence ATGAAAAAAGGTATTAGTCTCCTACTGTTTTTAGCTACGTTCATTTCACAAGCGCAAGTTGTGGGAAACCGAAATGTTGTTAATAAAAAAAGAAATCTTGATAATTTTACTGAAATCCACATCACTGGAGAATTTGAGGTAAGCCTGGCAAGAGGAAATTCGGCTTTTGCAGAAGTTGAGGCCGACGAGAATCTCCATGATCTAATTCGAACCGATGTGGTAGATGGGGTTCTTTTTATTAAACCGGCAAAAAAAATTAAACGTTCTAAACGACAGGAGATAAAAGTTGAATTTCCAGAAACCATTACCAAAATTACACTTGAAGAAGATGCTGAGTTAGATGCTTCAAAAGGTTTAAATCTCTCTAATGTTGAAATTGAAACCATGGGTAAGTCCAAGCTGTTTCTAACCTTAAATGCCACAAATTTTAAGCTTAAAAATGGCGAAGATGCTCAAATTGAATTAAATCTGGAAGCTAAAGAAGCTTATTTCCAACTAAATGGAAGTAGTAAAATAAAAGCTTTGGTTAATGCTCCAATTTTTAAATTAGATAATTACGAACGTGCTGAGGCTGAAATTGAAGGAGCAGTTGAAGATTTTCAGTTAAGAACAGAACACACCAGCTCTTTTGAGGGTAAAAATCTTACTGCAACTAATGCTAAGCTTATTGCAGAAGGACGTTCTAAAAATGAAATTTCAGTAACCGAAAATTTAAGCATCACCGCTGAAGATCGCAGCGAAACCATCATTTTTAATACACCAAAGATCGAAATCGAAAAATTTACAGGAGAAGCTGTTTTAAAGAAAGCTGAGTTTTAA
- a CDS encoding TIGR00266 family protein, producing MNAHEIDYEIFGEEMQYVELELDPKEAAIAEAGNFMMMDNGIKMDTIFGDGSKENEGFLGKVLGAGKRLLTGESLFMTIFSNMGQGKKKISFASPYPGKIIPIDLTQFGGKFICQKDAFLCAAKGVSIGIEFSRKLGRGFFGGEGFIMQKVEGDGMAFVHAGGTMARKELAIGETLKVDTGCIIGFTQTVNYDIEFVGGIRNTIFGGEGLFFATLTGPGVVYIQSLPFSRLANRVLQAAPQAGGKDKGEGSILGGLGDIISGDNRF from the coding sequence ATGAATGCCCACGAAATAGATTACGAAATATTTGGAGAAGAAATGCAATATGTAGAGCTGGAGTTAGATCCAAAAGAAGCTGCAATTGCAGAAGCCGGTAATTTTATGATGATGGATAATGGTATTAAAATGGATACCATTTTTGGTGATGGAAGTAAAGAAAATGAAGGTTTTCTGGGTAAAGTGCTTGGTGCCGGAAAAAGATTACTTACCGGAGAAAGTCTTTTTATGACGATCTTTTCGAACATGGGGCAGGGAAAGAAGAAAATTAGTTTTGCATCTCCTTATCCCGGGAAAATTATCCCTATCGATCTTACGCAATTTGGCGGTAAATTTATTTGCCAGAAGGATGCATTTTTGTGTGCAGCAAAAGGAGTATCTATAGGAATTGAATTTAGCCGAAAACTTGGAAGAGGCTTTTTTGGGGGTGAAGGATTTATAATGCAAAAAGTAGAAGGCGACGGGATGGCATTTGTGCATGCCGGCGGCACTATGGCTAGAAAAGAATTAGCTATAGGAGAAACCTTAAAAGTAGATACGGGATGTATTATTGGTTTTACACAAACTGTTAATTATGATATAGAATTTGTAGGCGGAATTCGTAATACGATCTTTGGCGGTGAAGGACTTTTCTTTGCAACACTTACAGGTCCTGGTGTGGTTTATATACAATCATTACCATTTAGCAGGTTAGCAAATAGAGTTTTACAGGCAGCACCGCAAGCTGGCGGGAAAGATAAAGGAGAAGGAAGTATTTTAGGAGGTTTGGGTGATATTATTAGTGGTGATAACAGATTTTAA
- a CDS encoding PadR family transcriptional regulator — protein sequence MKIENTKAQMRKGVLEYCILSVLKDEDAYVAEILDTLKDAKLLVVEGTIYPLLTRLKNAGLLSYRWEESTSGPPRKYYGLTETGRLFLTELSSTWDELQTAVNIVTTQKKKNHE from the coding sequence ATGAAGATAGAGAACACCAAAGCACAAATGCGTAAAGGTGTACTGGAGTATTGTATACTTTCGGTTTTAAAAGATGAAGATGCTTACGTAGCTGAAATCTTAGACACCTTAAAAGATGCCAAATTACTGGTGGTTGAAGGAACGATATATCCTTTGTTAACCCGACTTAAAAACGCCGGACTTCTCTCCTACCGTTGGGAAGAGTCTACCAGTGGGCCACCAAGAAAATATTATGGATTAACCGAAACTGGCAGATTGTTCTTAACCGAACTTTCCTCGACCTGGGATGAGCTGCAAACCGCAGTAAACATTGTAACCACTCAAAAAAAGAAAAATCATGAATAA